A genome region from Deltaproteobacteria bacterium CG11_big_fil_rev_8_21_14_0_20_42_23 includes the following:
- a CDS encoding beta-N-acetylhexosaminidase — MQKAGNFFMFGFKGKRPEADFLDLLRQQHLAGVVLFSENISSPKQVKSLTEELQAAADGKLFIAIDHEGGKVVRTSKPFTHFPAFSVLAKAASAEGDDIVFQAAKAMGEELAACGINYNFAPVLDVSTNVFNPIIGERAFSENQDRVAELGVKFIEGLEAAGVMSCGKHFPGHGDSNEDSHLSLPTLSHTKKRFEVCEFIPFKQAIAAGLPSIMTGHLKVPLLDRDHMMTCSRKVLTKILREEFQFGGLVVSDDLGMKALQSVGEVPDVAVRALYAGCDIALLRGDITVQKACLKRLDAALAAGEIPAAEVKQKQERIAMLKKHYVKQRPQDLNVIGCKEHRELCKRIEAHDPLQGGAKLRIRKSMSF; from the coding sequence ATGCAAAAAGCTGGAAATTTTTTCATGTTTGGTTTCAAGGGAAAACGCCCAGAGGCCGATTTTTTAGACCTTCTCCGCCAGCAGCACTTGGCCGGGGTGGTACTTTTTTCCGAAAACATCAGTTCTCCAAAACAAGTGAAAAGCTTAACGGAAGAGCTCCAAGCTGCAGCTGATGGAAAGCTGTTTATTGCCATCGATCACGAAGGCGGAAAAGTAGTGCGGACCTCAAAACCCTTTACACATTTTCCAGCATTTTCTGTTTTGGCCAAAGCTGCTTCGGCCGAAGGTGACGATATTGTGTTTCAGGCGGCAAAGGCTATGGGAGAAGAGCTTGCGGCCTGTGGCATTAACTACAACTTTGCGCCTGTTTTGGATGTGAGTACCAACGTGTTTAATCCCATCATTGGCGAAAGAGCTTTTAGCGAAAACCAAGATCGCGTTGCTGAGCTTGGCGTGAAGTTCATCGAAGGTTTAGAAGCCGCTGGCGTAATGTCATGTGGAAAACACTTTCCCGGCCATGGCGATAGCAACGAAGACAGCCACTTAAGTTTGCCAACGCTTTCTCATACCAAAAAACGTTTTGAGGTGTGTGAATTCATTCCCTTCAAACAAGCTATTGCAGCGGGTTTGCCGTCGATAATGACAGGTCACTTGAAGGTTCCCCTTTTAGATAGAGACCATATGATGACGTGCAGCAGAAAAGTGCTCACCAAAATCTTGCGCGAAGAATTTCAGTTTGGTGGCCTTGTGGTCAGTGATGATTTAGGCATGAAGGCGTTGCAAAGTGTGGGTGAAGTTCCCGATGTTGCCGTGCGGGCGTTGTATGCTGGTTGTGACATTGCCTTGCTTCGCGGCGATATTACAGTACAAAAAGCTTGCTTGAAACGCCTTGATGCAGCCCTTGCTGCGGGCGAAATTCCTGCTGCTGAAGTAAAGCAAAAGCAAGAGCGCATTGCGATGCTGAAAAAACATTATGTGAAACAACGTCCACAAGACTTGAACGTGATTGGCTGCAAAGAGCATCGCGAATTGTGCAAACGTATTGAAGCGCACGATCCACTTCAGGGTGGGGCGAAGCTGCGCATCCGAAAAAGCATGTCGTTTTAA
- a CDS encoding peptide ABC transporter permease: MKKTEYKAFYLYLGLVLILVLSVFAVFAPLLSPFDLHYYNLSDSFLSPNTTHWFGCDFEGRDIFTLVLYGARVSLGIALVVTLVSFVLGSLLGLCGALCRGPIDNAILFLTDVFLAFPSFLFAIAVAAFLRPSISNVIFILSLKGWVSYARLIRGQALSLREQAYVQSSIALGASKSRIAFKDLLPNMLGPLVINASFGMAGVIMIESSLSFLGLGVPAGTPSWGALLDQGTQYLLIAPHLSFFPGLCIMLVVLAFNFLGDGLRDRFVPDTK, encoded by the coding sequence CTCGGTCTTGTGCTGATCCTTGTTTTATCAGTGTTTGCTGTTTTTGCTCCTTTGCTTTCTCCGTTCGATCTTCATTACTACAATCTTTCCGATTCCTTTCTTTCCCCAAATACTACGCATTGGTTTGGATGTGATTTTGAGGGCCGAGATATTTTTACGTTGGTTTTATATGGCGCCAGAGTTTCACTTGGTATTGCGTTGGTGGTGACACTTGTTTCATTCGTGCTTGGATCTCTTTTGGGTTTGTGCGGCGCGCTCTGCCGTGGCCCAATTGATAATGCCATTCTCTTTCTCACCGATGTTTTTCTTGCGTTTCCCAGTTTTTTGTTTGCCATTGCAGTGGCTGCTTTTTTGCGGCCGTCCATTTCAAATGTGATCTTCATTCTTTCGCTGAAAGGCTGGGTGAGTTACGCCAGGCTCATCCGCGGGCAGGCACTCTCTTTGCGCGAGCAAGCTTATGTGCAATCCAGCATCGCACTTGGTGCCAGCAAATCTCGCATCGCCTTCAAAGACCTCTTGCCCAACATGCTGGGCCCACTTGTAATTAACGCCAGCTTTGGAATGGCCGGCGTGATTATGATTGAGTCTTCGCTTTCTTTTTTGGGCCTTGGTGTTCCCGCGGGCACTCCAAGTTGGGGCGCGCTGCTAGACCAAGGCACGCAGTATTTGCTAATAGCTCCGCATCTTTCGTTTTTCCCAGGCCTTTGCATCATGCTGGTGGTGCTGGCCTTCAACTTTTTGGGCGATGGCCTAAGAGACCGTTTTGTCCCCGACACAAAATAG